One part of the Lachnospiraceae bacterium JLR.KK002 genome encodes these proteins:
- a CDS encoding Rep family protein → MAKRLADLGIAQITQDFLPEHWNWTDDEKKQLGNIDEMGKIIKTRLEKAGCEIQEMYAIEHDKDEKKLWNEYKHAYEIAFTSHHAHFIVKFKKGKTLPKIASAIGIGESYIEKPKSGRYAYDNMLSYLIHIKYPQKYQYAPSSVRTVAGKDYMEHYREQRETWMRGRAEKITMTAKGLLNFLKVGILSGEIAIEDIFMNEEWKLTYALHKKMLDEAFETKLLVAKMEKNFKEYGNCRGYILKKHS, encoded by the coding sequence ATGGCTAAAAGATTGGCTGACTTAGGGATTGCACAAATTACACAAGATTTTTTACCCGAACACTGGAACTGGACAGATGACGAAAAGAAACAGCTTGGAAATATAGATGAAATGGGAAAAATTATCAAAACACGGTTAGAAAAAGCAGGATGTGAGATTCAGGAAATGTACGCTATTGAACATGATAAGGATGAAAAAAAATTATGGAATGAGTATAAACACGCTTATGAAATTGCATTCACGTCACACCATGCCCATTTTATTGTCAAATTCAAAAAAGGAAAGACACTCCCCAAAATTGCCAGTGCCATCGGCATTGGGGAATCTTATATTGAAAAGCCAAAGTCGGGGCGTTACGCCTATGACAATATGCTGTCTTATTTAATACATATCAAATACCCCCAGAAGTACCAGTATGCCCCCAGTTCCGTCCGGACAGTCGCCGGTAAAGATTACATGGAGCATTACAGGGAACAGCGTGAAACATGGATGAGGGGAAGAGCCGAAAAAATTACCATGACCGCAAAGGGACTTCTCAACTTCTTAAAGGTCGGCATTTTGAGCGGTGAGATTGCTATTGAAGATATTTTTATGAATGAGGAATGGAAACTCACCTATGCTTTGCATAAAAAAATGTTGGACGAAGCATTTGAAACAAAACTTCTTGTAGCGAAAATGGAAAAAAATTTTAAAGAGTATGGAAATTGCCGGGGATATATCCTAAAAAAACACTCCTAA
- a CDS encoding Ig-like domain-containing protein — protein MKNIIRKSIATIVVIALTLTLAMPVTAEAATKKAPKLNKSKVTLTITKKKTKPTVQLKVKNTAGKKVKWTSSNKKVVTVSKKGKVVAKKKGSAIVKVKVGNRTLKCKVTVKDKRKAVSNKPNSNTDENNSNTDNNNTTCQHTWVTKYVEEEVTVIGSQCACGQVFNSAKEWQAHRVEMGMNHEYGHGSCSDIEITTTVTKTKYICSKCGAEKE, from the coding sequence ATGAAGAACATCATCAGAAAATCAATCGCAACTATCGTTGTTATCGCACTTACATTAACACTGGCTATGCCTGTGACAGCTGAGGCGGCTACGAAGAAAGCACCGAAGTTGAACAAGTCCAAAGTGACTTTGACTATCACGAAGAAAAAGACAAAGCCGACTGTCCAGTTGAAAGTGAAGAACACTGCTGGGAAGAAAGTGAAATGGACTTCTTCTAATAAGAAAGTTGTTACGGTAAGCAAGAAAGGGAAAGTCGTTGCGAAGAAGAAAGGCTCTGCTATTGTAAAAGTGAAAGTTGGGAACAGAACTTTGAAATGTAAAGTTACTGTAAAAGACAAAAGAAAGGCTGTAAGCAATAAGCCGAACAGTAATACTGATGAGAATAACAGTAATACTGATAACAATAATACGACTTGTCAGCATACATGGGTAACAAAATATGTTGAAGAAGAAGTGACAGTAATAGGTTCTCAGTGTGCTTGTGGACAAGTATTCAACTCAGCCAAAGAATGGCAAGCACATCGTGTCGAAATGGGTATGAACCATGAATACGGTCATGGTAGCTGTTCTGACATCGAAATCACTACAACTGTAACAAAAACAAAATACATTTGTTCTAAGTGTGGTGCTGAAAAAGAATAA
- a CDS encoding plasmid recombination protein: MIKIGYLSFDASVKIHYSGKYTSTKTGKSGNMGIAGYIRHIDRSTDKMNGCEVQHGNPDINSDLTLENESYYKDSNGEWQRTSHSKDMVNAINRRIEYAKEHGARISTKGKNDTVIVRPLVLQMGNDSITGHENTWMWDLIGILEEEFGTDNITGFSIHKDETNPHIHVSFVACHETDKDGEVKCSISQTKFFKNPKQLAGLHRKFRKKLLDKGYDIELENKPIEEQLAGYYDKNGEWHQQGLTPDQLKELTDRELNLRMEELKMSIKRNDLEKLEMAVADIMATSKVEQDKIKKEREILSAQQNALENDRATVQAQSKALKVREMNVRKRELEVAELLEKIQSTAETCNQILSEEKHLDTKFLEFLDREGRRNGKEYRKPFEYWYKKFLNERKKKHSDWWNDMLERSWMNDTDDFDDENTGYDFSA; encoded by the coding sequence GTGATTAAAATTGGTTATTTATCATTTGACGCCAGTGTAAAAATTCATTATTCCGGCAAATACACAAGCACAAAAACAGGTAAATCTGGAAATATGGGGATTGCCGGATATATCCGGCATATTGACAGGAGTACAGACAAAATGAATGGCTGTGAGGTACAGCATGGCAACCCTGATATAAATTCTGACCTCACATTAGAAAACGAATCTTATTATAAAGATTCTAACGGAGAATGGCAGAGAACAAGCCACTCTAAAGATATGGTAAATGCAATTAACAGACGTATTGAATACGCAAAAGAGCATGGGGCAAGGATTTCCACAAAAGGGAAAAATGATACAGTGATTGTCCGTCCGCTTGTCCTGCAAATGGGTAACGATTCAATTACAGGACATGAAAATACATGGATGTGGGATTTAATTGGGATTCTTGAAGAAGAATTTGGGACAGACAATATCACTGGTTTTTCAATCCATAAAGACGAGACAAACCCACATATCCACGTTTCATTCGTGGCTTGCCACGAAACAGACAAAGACGGTGAAGTGAAATGTTCTATTTCACAAACTAAGTTCTTCAAAAACCCAAAACAATTAGCCGGGTTACATAGGAAATTTCGTAAAAAATTACTGGATAAAGGATATGACATTGAATTAGAAAACAAGCCGATTGAGGAACAGCTTGCCGGGTATTATGATAAAAACGGTGAGTGGCACCAACAAGGCTTAACCCCAGACCAACTCAAAGAGTTGACTGATAGAGAATTAAATTTAAGAATGGAGGAACTCAAAATGAGCATTAAAAGAAATGATTTGGAAAAATTGGAAATGGCTGTTGCCGATATTATGGCGACTTCAAAAGTAGAGCAGGATAAAATTAAAAAAGAACGTGAAATTTTATCTGCACAGCAAAACGCCCTTGAAAACGACAGGGCAACCGTACAGGCGCAATCAAAGGCTCTCAAGGTTAGGGAAATGAATGTACGGAAAAGGGAACTGGAAGTAGCGGAACTGCTTGAAAAAATCCAGTCCACTGCTGAAACCTGCAATCAGATTCTTTCAGAAGAAAAACACTTGGACACTAAATTTTTAGAGTTCTTAGACCGTGAGGGCAGACGGAATGGCAAGGAATACCGCAAGCCTTTTGAATATTGGTATAAAAAGTTCTTGAATGAACGTAAAAAGAAACATTCAGACTGGTGGAATGATATGTTAGAGCGTTCATGGATGAACGATACCGACGATTTTGATGACGAAAATACCGGCTATGATTTTTCAGCATAA
- a CDS encoding J domain-containing protein, giving the protein MKYFTGIKTIEELRQRYRELLKKYHPDNEGGSVEITQEINAEYDRLFSILSEEKQTDKESTNYDYQAENDAFKSVINKIIHINSDVEIIGSWIWVHSGYEYRELLKNVGFKYAPKKKCWCWHYGDYVRYHKGEVSLEEIRQKYGSKKVNNKSKQYAIG; this is encoded by the coding sequence ATGAAATACTTTACAGGGATTAAGACAATAGAGGAATTACGTCAAAGATACAGAGAGTTATTAAAGAAATATCATCCAGATAATGAGGGCGGTAGCGTGGAAATTACACAGGAAATTAACGCTGAATACGACCGCTTATTTTCCATTTTAAGTGAGGAAAAGCAGACAGACAAGGAAAGTACCAACTATGACTATCAGGCTGAAAATGACGCTTTTAAGAGCGTTATAAACAAGATTATCCATATCAATTCTGATGTGGAAATCATAGGTTCATGGATATGGGTACACAGTGGGTATGAGTACAGAGAGTTATTAAAGAATGTCGGTTTCAAGTATGCGCCGAAAAAGAAATGCTGGTGCTGGCACTATGGGGATTATGTACGCTATCACAAAGGCGAGGTTTCTCTTGAGGAAATCCGGCAGAAGTACGGTTCTAAGAAAGTCAACAACAAATCAAAACAGTACGCAATCGGCTAA
- a CDS encoding rubrerythrin family protein yields the protein MADLKGTKTQKNLEAAFAGESMARNKYSYFASRAKKDGYVQIAAIFEETAANEKEHAKMWYKLLNDGVGTTEENLKAAAEGENFEWTDMYDQFAKEAREEGFHDIADLFEGVARIEKEHEERYRRLLDNVTGKKVFSKDGDVIWQCSNCGHICVGKEAPEECPVCAHPQAYFQVKAENY from the coding sequence ATGGCGGATTTGAAGGGAACAAAGACACAGAAGAATCTGGAAGCGGCATTTGCAGGAGAATCCATGGCAAGAAATAAATATTCTTATTTTGCCAGCAGGGCAAAAAAGGACGGATATGTACAGATTGCCGCTATTTTTGAGGAGACTGCGGCAAATGAAAAGGAACATGCCAAAATGTGGTATAAACTTTTGAACGACGGTGTGGGCACTACGGAGGAAAATCTGAAAGCTGCTGCTGAAGGCGAGAATTTCGAGTGGACCGATATGTATGATCAGTTTGCGAAAGAGGCAAGAGAAGAAGGCTTTCACGATATCGCAGACCTGTTTGAAGGTGTTGCCAGAATCGAAAAAGAGCATGAAGAAAGATATCGCAGACTTCTTGATAATGTAACCGGTAAGAAAGTATTTTCCAAAGATGGAGACGTAATCTGGCAGTGCAGCAACTGCGGACATATCTGTGTTGGAAAAGAAGCACCGGAGGAATGTCCGGTATGTGCGCATCCTCAGGCTTATTTCCAGGTAAAAGCAGAAAATTATTAA
- a CDS encoding EAL domain-containing protein, with translation MRKFRRKIGFFCMLPVCILLTAIMICSEPGYASSEGTEEKKEIIVGYSDNDDMIQKDSNGNLYGYGITYLDELSGYTGWDYTYVELSPEERMEGLLDGRVDLLCSVHRDCKEQEELLFSEDSSGLEYGMLCALLDNNEIFYNDYEAINGKKIGIDRNTDLEQSLKTYGETHGITYEPVYLDGLSEQMAALKNKKVDMVLLSSLQETYRCKYVGKAGLEKEYFAVRRDSESLMEELNRANAALQQEKPFYISSIYETFYGNPEEKLTGITRKEYEFINRKEPIKVACDANSYPLEYVDEETGEYTGVYAAAMRLISEESGLNFEFIPLVNFSEAWDLVASGEADLIAGNYGNDRTAEYYHMTYSQSYLSAEYTLIGGKGLEIRDGMSIALPQNYVGLRYFFQTEEPGWKIALYDDVSGCLKAVNQGEADVTAVNAIFLQTVYNLNRYDNLKIVPNMTKTFPISVGIGNNHTEELKSIIDKAIYQIPASEFEKCITEHAINVVYEPSLMETAGKFFPHICITVLAVILAVFVIIRKREKHFHHLAMTDSITGMWNRVKFYKEVRDILEKNRDKTYLLITLDINKFKFINNDFGSKAGDCILSVMGERIQEIFGERGYTARNTADIFLILIEEIYYRPEMLEPLNKPIYFNNNGKRQYYKVVVKAGIRRIMPGEPGTDLIPYVDQASIARKTIKDTAGVSQAYYDENMKHILEKESAIEKRMEEALENGEFQVYLQPKYDLRSERIMGAEALIRWIDPEKGLIPPDEFIPLFEKNGFILKLDFFVYEEVLRRMAQWKQEGKPSICVSVNVSRVHISTLDFFDKLNRLVDRYQISRRDFELELTETIIGGELDLVKAFIQECKKEGFKVSIDDFGSGYSSLNLLKELPVDVLKIDKGFLDEAEESMRSNIIVEQVVEMAKRMEIGTLCEGVETERQLSFLKKIGCDMAQGYLFSRPIPVTEFEQMIQA, from the coding sequence ATGAGAAAATTCAGGAGAAAAATCGGATTTTTTTGTATGTTGCCAGTATGTATCCTGCTGACTGCCATTATGATATGTTCAGAGCCAGGGTACGCTTCTTCGGAAGGCACGGAGGAAAAAAAGGAAATTATTGTAGGTTACAGCGATAATGATGATATGATTCAGAAGGACAGCAACGGCAACCTGTATGGTTACGGGATTACTTACCTGGACGAGCTTTCCGGGTATACCGGATGGGACTATACATATGTGGAGCTTTCTCCGGAAGAACGGATGGAAGGTCTGCTGGACGGCCGGGTGGATTTGCTGTGCAGTGTGCACAGAGACTGCAAAGAACAGGAAGAACTGCTGTTCAGTGAGGACAGCTCCGGGCTGGAATACGGTATGCTTTGTGCACTGCTGGACAATAACGAAATTTTTTATAATGATTATGAAGCGATTAACGGGAAGAAAATCGGAATTGACAGAAATACGGATTTGGAGCAGAGCCTGAAAACCTATGGAGAAACCCACGGGATTACTTATGAGCCCGTGTACCTGGACGGGCTTTCGGAACAGATGGCGGCTTTGAAAAATAAAAAGGTGGACATGGTGCTGCTGTCCAGCCTTCAGGAAACGTACCGCTGTAAATATGTGGGAAAAGCCGGACTGGAGAAAGAATATTTTGCAGTCCGCAGGGACAGTGAGTCCCTGATGGAGGAACTGAATCGGGCGAACGCGGCCTTACAGCAGGAAAAGCCTTTTTATATTTCTTCCATATATGAGACTTTCTATGGGAATCCGGAAGAAAAACTTACGGGAATCACAAGAAAGGAATATGAATTTATTAATCGGAAAGAGCCCATAAAAGTGGCCTGTGACGCCAACAGCTATCCGCTGGAATATGTGGATGAGGAAACAGGAGAATATACCGGCGTATATGCTGCGGCCATGCGGCTGATTTCTGAGGAAAGCGGGCTGAATTTTGAATTTATCCCCCTGGTGAATTTTTCCGAAGCCTGGGATCTGGTGGCCAGCGGAGAGGCAGATCTGATTGCCGGAAATTATGGAAACGACAGAACCGCGGAATATTACCATATGACTTATTCACAGAGTTATCTGTCGGCGGAATATACCCTGATTGGAGGAAAAGGACTGGAAATCAGAGACGGTATGTCCATTGCCCTTCCTCAAAATTATGTGGGGCTGCGGTATTTTTTTCAGACAGAGGAGCCCGGCTGGAAAATTGCCCTTTACGATGACGTCAGCGGCTGTCTGAAAGCGGTGAATCAGGGAGAAGCAGATGTTACGGCGGTAAATGCCATATTTCTCCAGACCGTCTATAATCTGAACCGTTACGACAACCTGAAAATTGTGCCTAATATGACCAAAACGTTCCCCATCAGTGTGGGAATCGGGAATAACCACACGGAAGAACTGAAAAGTATTATTGACAAGGCCATCTACCAGATTCCCGCAAGTGAATTTGAAAAATGTATTACGGAACATGCCATCAATGTGGTTTATGAGCCTTCCCTGATGGAGACAGCGGGCAAGTTTTTTCCCCACATCTGTATAACAGTGCTGGCAGTGATACTGGCTGTATTTGTTATTATCCGGAAAAGGGAGAAGCATTTTCATCATCTTGCCATGACAGATTCCATTACCGGAATGTGGAACCGGGTGAAATTTTATAAAGAAGTAAGGGATATTCTGGAAAAAAACAGGGATAAAACATATTTGCTGATAACGCTGGATATCAATAAATTTAAGTTTATCAATAATGATTTCGGCTCCAAAGCCGGAGACTGTATTTTGAGTGTGATGGGAGAACGGATTCAGGAAATATTCGGAGAGAGGGGATATACTGCCAGGAATACGGCTGATATTTTTCTGATTCTCATAGAGGAAATCTATTACCGGCCGGAAATGTTAGAACCGCTGAACAAACCCATTTATTTTAACAACAACGGAAAGCGCCAGTATTATAAAGTGGTGGTAAAGGCCGGAATCCGCAGGATTATGCCGGGAGAGCCCGGAACAGACCTGATACCCTATGTGGACCAGGCGTCCATTGCCCGGAAAACCATCAAGGATACGGCGGGGGTAAGCCAGGCTTATTACGACGAAAATATGAAACATATTCTGGAAAAGGAAAGCGCTATTGAAAAGCGCATGGAAGAAGCGTTGGAAAACGGAGAATTCCAGGTATATCTTCAGCCTAAATATGACCTTCGGTCCGAGCGGATTATGGGAGCGGAAGCTCTGATACGCTGGATTGACCCGGAGAAAGGGCTGATTCCGCCGGATGAGTTTATCCCCCTGTTTGAGAAAAACGGATTTATACTGAAACTGGATTTTTTTGTATATGAGGAAGTACTGAGGCGGATGGCTCAGTGGAAGCAGGAGGGAAAGCCTTCCATCTGTGTTTCTGTCAATGTGTCAAGGGTACATATCAGTACGCTGGATTTCTTCGACAAGCTGAACCGCCTGGTGGACAGATATCAGATTTCCAGACGAGATTTTGAACTGGAGCTGACGGAAACCATTATAGGAGGAGAACTGGATCTGGTAAAAGCATTTATTCAGGAATGCAAAAAAGAAGGATTTAAGGTGTCTATTGATGATTTCGGAAGCGGGTATTCTTCCCTGAATCTGTTGAAGGAGCTTCCCGTGGATGTTTTGAAAATAGATAAGGGATTTCTGGATGAAGCAGAAGAATCCATGCGCAGCAATATTATTGTGGAGCAGGTGGTGGAGATGGCGAAACGGATGGAAATCGGAACATTGTGCGAAGGTGTGGAGACGGAACGCCAGTTGTCTTTCCTGAAAAAAATCGGCTGTGACATGGCGCAGGGTTATCTGTTTTCCAGACCCATTCCCGTGACGGAATTTGAGCAGATGATACAGGCCTGA
- a CDS encoding aldose 1-epimerase family protein — MIYELNNEELTVRFSTLGAEMVSLKNNKTGQEYLWQGDERYWGRRSPVLFPIVGRLKENKYTYENREYQMSQHGFARDMEFTCTEENQEEIWFSLEATPVTRESYPFDFLLEIGYVLQGTEVTVKWKVTSQEKQKDMYFSIGGHPGFYCPLREGERQEDYSIWLDGKDEVIFSRASLETGLMFNGKNMMKLSKGRRLLQEGFFDEGAYIIEDYQVNRVGLADPENRLYLTVSFQSPLVGIWSPEKKQAPFVCIEPWYGRCDRETFEGTLKNREWSNCLRPGETFERFWKICVEPECS, encoded by the coding sequence ATGATATATGAATTAAATAACGAGGAACTGACGGTGCGTTTTTCCACACTGGGAGCGGAGATGGTGTCTCTCAAAAACAATAAAACGGGACAGGAGTATCTCTGGCAGGGAGACGAGCGGTACTGGGGCCGGCGTTCCCCGGTGCTTTTTCCCATTGTGGGAAGGCTGAAAGAAAATAAATATACGTATGAAAACCGGGAGTACCAGATGTCTCAGCATGGATTTGCCAGAGATATGGAATTTACCTGTACGGAGGAGAATCAGGAGGAAATCTGGTTTTCTCTGGAAGCTACGCCTGTGACCAGAGAGAGTTACCCCTTTGATTTCCTGCTGGAAATCGGATATGTTCTGCAGGGAACGGAAGTGACGGTGAAATGGAAAGTGACCAGCCAGGAGAAACAGAAAGATATGTATTTTTCCATCGGCGGACATCCGGGCTTTTACTGTCCTCTCCGGGAAGGGGAGCGGCAGGAAGATTACAGTATCTGGCTGGATGGAAAAGATGAGGTGATATTTTCCAGAGCCAGCCTGGAGACGGGGCTGATGTTCAATGGCAAGAACATGATGAAGCTGTCCAAAGGCAGACGTCTTCTGCAGGAGGGATTTTTCGATGAAGGAGCATATATTATCGAAGATTATCAGGTGAACCGGGTTGGGCTGGCGGATCCTGAGAACCGCCTTTATCTGACGGTGTCTTTCCAGTCCCCTCTGGTGGGAATCTGGTCGCCGGAGAAGAAACAGGCGCCCTTTGTGTGCATAGAGCCCTGGTACGGAAGGTGCGACCGGGAGACCTTTGAGGGAACATTAAAGAACCGTGAATGGAGCAACTGTCTGAGGCCGGGAGAAACATTTGAGCGGTTCTGGAAGATTTGTGTGGAACCGGAATGTTCATAA
- a CDS encoding desulfoferrodoxin family protein, which produces MELVAGEQEEAKVFQELKANSTDAAGEKHVPVVEKKGDTIVVKVGELEHPMLEAHHIMWIYLETDRGGMLRKLTPGEKPEAEFVLPAGEKPVAAYEYCNLHGLWVAEIK; this is translated from the coding sequence ATGGAACTTGTGGCAGGAGAACAGGAGGAAGCGAAGGTTTTTCAGGAGCTGAAGGCCAATTCTACGGACGCTGCCGGTGAAAAACATGTTCCCGTTGTGGAGAAAAAGGGCGATACCATTGTGGTGAAGGTTGGAGAGCTGGAACACCCCATGCTGGAAGCTCATCATATTATGTGGATTTATCTGGAAACAGACCGGGGCGGAATGCTGCGGAAACTTACTCCCGGAGAGAAGCCGGAAGCAGAGTTTGTCCTGCCTGCCGGAGAAAAACCGGTGGCCGCTTACGAATACTGCAACCTTCATGGTCTGTGGGTGGCGGAAATAAAATAG
- a CDS encoding DUF5692 family protein has translation MLFQIYGENAMYQLLGWVMVFAGLVICNEIARRSKAGGIFFFLVLPAVLTVYFIAIAVGASSGAEWAVNNQTHLYMGGWFHYAKLYAAAAGCVGFMMLKYKWSIGKTEWFKVFPFVIVAINILIAVGSDFESAIKGAQALAETGSRYWFSNEGVWRYGGWWNWVNGIAGIINIFCMTGWWGIYTSKKKDDMLWPDMTWCFIIAYDLWNFEYTYLNLPTHSWYCGFALLLAPTFANKFWNKGGWIQNRANTLATWCMFAQVFPLFQVSGRFSVLPSLYGPGYADGMALTSSAQPTYADPRAQGIVALIALGANVICLTAIIKRAVEQKKNPYKEEIFTDQKDFQIAMARAEEQ, from the coding sequence ATGTTATTTCAAATCTATGGTGAAAACGCCATGTATCAGTTGCTTGGCTGGGTAATGGTATTTGCCGGACTGGTAATCTGCAATGAGATTGCCCGTCGTTCAAAAGCAGGAGGAATTTTCTTTTTCCTGGTACTGCCTGCTGTTTTGACGGTATATTTCATTGCCATTGCAGTGGGAGCTTCTTCCGGAGCGGAATGGGCGGTCAATAATCAGACCCATCTCTACATGGGCGGATGGTTCCATTATGCGAAGCTGTATGCGGCGGCAGCCGGCTGTGTTGGATTTATGATGCTCAAGTACAAATGGAGCATTGGCAAGACAGAATGGTTTAAAGTATTTCCTTTTGTGATTGTGGCAATCAATATTCTGATTGCAGTAGGTTCCGATTTTGAATCTGCCATCAAGGGTGCGCAGGCGCTGGCAGAGACAGGGTCCAGATACTGGTTTTCCAACGAAGGCGTATGGAGATACGGCGGATGGTGGAACTGGGTCAACGGTATTGCAGGAATCATCAATATTTTCTGTATGACAGGATGGTGGGGTATTTATACTTCCAAAAAGAAAGACGATATGCTGTGGCCGGATATGACCTGGTGCTTCATTATTGCATATGATCTCTGGAACTTTGAATATACATATCTGAATCTGCCCACCCATTCCTGGTACTGCGGATTTGCTTTGCTGCTGGCTCCCACCTTTGCAAACAAATTCTGGAACAAGGGCGGCTGGATTCAGAACCGTGCCAACACGCTGGCTACTTGGTGTATGTTTGCTCAGGTATTCCCCTTATTCCAGGTCAGCGGCAGGTTCTCCGTGCTTCCGTCTCTGTACGGACCGGGATATGCAGACGGTATGGCTCTGACCAGTTCGGCACAGCCCACCTATGCAGATCCAAGGGCGCAGGGAATTGTGGCACTGATTGCACTGGGCGCCAATGTAATCTGTCTTACAGCCATTATCAAACGTGCTGTGGAGCAGAAAAAGAATCCATACAAAGAAGAAATCTTTACAGATCAGAAGGATTTCCAGATTGCTATGGCAAGAGCAGAGGAGCAGTAG
- a CDS encoding EpsG family protein, protein MAVYYFTISVLTGLGYIFTEKNIHFHNSNHTGVQHQKKAAAFYLAAAFLLLTFLASFRYAIGFDYFSYRDIYAFVSGWSFQDIFLIYPEEPLYYAVCKLFSLAGCPWLLFLLIINIFLMAVSMQFIYRFSRIPWVSVYLYITLQFLAYNMNLIRQSIATAFFMLAYPYLKNRKLLPFTIFILLGGLFHNSLLFLYPLYFLLPLKFSRKALGLLTGATLLLYLFFDPLFQFLAPILPVKYAAYQGGYFWNSNGFDYIIPSGIYCLLIYLFRNRLEDSPQGRIFQNSALYQFLITLFITKHFILERFAVYPFIFSLIAVPELIYSFREKPKKTESSGKFTLTYRGVLLLFLLFGLGYFLFAANRGFHRVYPYVSLLDKSSSSPVAAP, encoded by the coding sequence ATGGCTGTTTACTATTTTACGATTTCCGTACTTACGGGACTGGGATATATTTTTACGGAAAAAAACATACATTTTCACAACAGTAATCATACGGGTGTACAACACCAGAAGAAAGCAGCCGCCTTTTATCTGGCTGCTGCTTTTCTTCTGCTTACTTTTCTGGCATCCTTCCGCTATGCCATTGGCTTTGATTATTTTTCCTACCGGGATATTTATGCCTTTGTATCCGGCTGGTCTTTTCAGGACATTTTTCTTATTTATCCGGAAGAACCCCTCTATTATGCGGTATGCAAACTCTTTTCCCTGGCAGGATGTCCCTGGCTTCTCTTTCTGCTTATCATTAATATTTTTCTGATGGCTGTATCCATGCAGTTTATTTACCGTTTTTCCAGAATTCCCTGGGTGAGCGTGTATCTCTATATTACCCTGCAGTTTCTGGCATACAACATGAACCTGATACGCCAGTCCATTGCCACCGCCTTTTTCATGCTGGCTTATCCTTATCTGAAAAACAGGAAACTGCTGCCATTTACCATTTTCATACTGCTGGGAGGCCTGTTCCACAACTCACTGCTGTTCCTTTACCCTCTGTATTTCCTGCTGCCTCTGAAATTCAGCCGGAAAGCCCTGGGACTGCTGACAGGAGCCACACTCCTGCTATATCTGTTCTTTGATCCTCTGTTTCAGTTCCTGGCTCCCATTCTCCCGGTAAAATATGCTGCTTACCAGGGCGGCTACTTCTGGAATTCCAATGGATTTGACTACATTATCCCCTCCGGAATTTACTGCCTGCTGATTTATCTGTTCCGAAACCGGCTGGAGGATTCCCCCCAGGGCAGAATCTTTCAAAACAGCGCCCTGTACCAGTTTCTGATTACACTGTTTATCACAAAGCATTTTATTCTGGAACGGTTTGCCGTCTATCCCTTTATATTTTCCCTGATTGCCGTCCCGGAACTGATTTACTCTTTCCGGGAGAAACCGAAAAAAACAGAATCCTCCGGAAAATTTACTCTGACATATCGCGGCGTCCTGCTGCTGTTTCTGCTGTTTGGCCTTGGATACTTTCTCTTTGCAGCAAACCGGGGATTCCACCGGGTCTACCCTTACGTCAGCCTGCTGGACAAAAGCAGTTCCAGCCCTGTTGCAGCTCCATAA